In a genomic window of Alcanivorax sp.:
- a CDS encoding YebC/PmpR family DNA-binding transcriptional regulator: MAGHSKWANIKHRKAAQDAKRGKIFTKLIREITVAARMGGGEPADNPRLRAAVDKALGQNMTRDTIDRAIKRGAGGDDDGNMEEITYEGYGKGGVAVLVETMTDNVNRTVAEVRHAFSKFAGNLGTSGSVAFLFSKRGEIFFEPGVDEERLMEVALEAGAEDVEENDDGSFLVITTPDKQFGDVIDALREAGLEFADAEVTMHPSTEAEMDADTAETVQKMIDMLEDLDDVQNVYTNASWPAEEEE; the protein is encoded by the coding sequence ATGGCAGGACATAGTAAATGGGCCAACATCAAGCATCGCAAGGCGGCCCAGGATGCCAAGCGCGGTAAGATCTTTACCAAACTGATTCGCGAAATCACCGTGGCGGCCAGAATGGGCGGCGGTGAACCGGCGGACAACCCGCGCCTGCGGGCAGCGGTGGACAAGGCGCTGGGTCAGAACATGACCCGCGACACCATCGACCGGGCCATCAAGCGCGGTGCCGGCGGTGATGACGATGGCAACATGGAAGAGATCACCTACGAAGGCTACGGCAAGGGTGGCGTGGCGGTACTGGTGGAAACCATGACCGACAACGTGAACAGAACCGTAGCCGAGGTGCGTCATGCATTCTCCAAGTTTGCCGGTAACCTGGGCACCAGCGGCTCCGTGGCCTTCCTGTTCAGCAAGCGTGGTGAGATCTTTTTCGAGCCCGGGGTGGACGAAGAACGGCTGATGGAAGTGGCCCTGGAAGCCGGTGCCGAGGACGTGGAAGAAAACGATGACGGCAGCTTCCTGGTCATCACCACCCCGGACAAGCAGTTCGGTGACGTGATCGATGCCCTGCGCGAAGCCGGTCTGGAATTCGCCGACGCGGAAGTGACCATGCACCCCTCCACGGAAGCGGAGATGGATGCGGACACCGCGGAAACCGTGCAGAAGATGATCGACATGCTGGAAGATCTGGACGACGTGCAGAACGTCTACACCAACGCCAGCTGGCCGGCGGAAGAAGAGGAATAG
- the ruvC gene encoding crossover junction endodeoxyribonuclease RuvC, which translates to MALLLGIDPGSRRTGYGLVEQVGNRSRAVAFGTIATTHKEIPPRLGEIFTGIHQVVLEYGPAEVSIEKVFMARNADSALKLGQARGAAIAAVMQASLPVFEYSARQVKQAVVGRGGAEKGQVAEMVKYLLGLEKRPQEDAADALAIALCHAHMRVSLARMGGATAVRNGRIR; encoded by the coding sequence ATGGCATTACTACTGGGGATCGACCCCGGCTCCCGGCGCACCGGCTACGGGTTGGTGGAGCAGGTGGGTAACCGCAGCCGGGCGGTGGCTTTTGGCACCATTGCCACGACCCACAAGGAAATCCCCCCTCGCCTGGGCGAGATCTTCACCGGTATCCATCAGGTGGTGCTGGAATACGGTCCGGCGGAAGTGAGTATTGAAAAGGTGTTCATGGCTCGCAACGCGGATTCCGCCCTGAAACTGGGTCAGGCCAGGGGGGCTGCCATTGCGGCAGTGATGCAGGCCTCCCTGCCGGTGTTTGAATACTCTGCCCGTCAGGTAAAGCAGGCGGTGGTAGGGCGAGGTGGCGCCGAAAAGGGGCAGGTGGCGGAAATGGTCAAATACCTGCTCGGCCTGGAAAAACGGCCCCAGGAAGACGCGGCCGACGCTCTGGCCATTGCCCTGTGTCATGCCCACATGCGCGTGTCCCTGGCTCGCATGGGCGGCGCCACGGCGGTAAGAAATGGACGAATACGGTAA
- the ruvA gene encoding Holliday junction branch migration protein RuvA — MIGQLRGTLLEKRPPVLLLDVNGVGYEVEAPMTVFYGLPETGEPLTLHTHFVVREDAQLLYGFADRYERELFRALIKVNGVGPKMALAILSGIEADRLAQCIHDQDTTSLVKVPGIGKKTAERLVIEMRDRLDKIDGGPISLPGQVSLAQPDDARSDAIAALEALGYRNKDAAAAVGKVAEEGASSEQLIRQALKSLAR, encoded by the coding sequence ATGATAGGACAACTGCGCGGAACCCTGCTCGAGAAGCGCCCCCCGGTGCTGCTGTTGGATGTGAACGGGGTGGGCTACGAAGTGGAAGCCCCCATGACAGTGTTTTACGGCCTGCCGGAGACAGGCGAGCCGCTGACCCTGCATACCCATTTCGTGGTGCGTGAAGATGCCCAGTTATTGTATGGCTTTGCGGATCGCTATGAGCGCGAGCTGTTTCGGGCGCTAATTAAGGTCAACGGCGTCGGCCCGAAAATGGCCCTGGCGATTCTTTCCGGTATCGAGGCAGACCGCCTGGCCCAGTGCATTCACGATCAGGACACCACCTCGCTGGTGAAGGTGCCGGGTATCGGCAAGAAAACCGCCGAACGACTGGTCATCGAAATGCGGGACCGGCTCGACAAGATTGATGGTGGTCCCATCTCCCTGCCGGGTCAGGTGTCACTGGCACAGCCTGACGATGCCCGTTCTGACGCCATTGCCGCCCTGGAGGCACTGGGTTATCGCAACAAGGATGCCGCCGCTGCCGTTGGCAAGGTGGCGGAAGAGGGTGCCAGCAGCGAGCAACTAATCCGGCAGGCGCTGAAAAGCCTGGCGCGCTGA
- the ruvB gene encoding Holliday junction branch migration DNA helicase RuvB — protein sequence MENDRLISPAAVGSHEEQYDRAIRPASLADYKGQPKVRERMEIFIDAARGRNEALDHTLIFGPPGLGKTTLAHIIAREMGCELKSTSGPVLEKAGDLAAILTNLEEGDVLFVDEIHRLSPVVEEILYPAMEDYQLDIMIGEGPAARSIKLDLPPFTLVGATTRAGLLTAPLRDRFGIVQRLEFYSVEDLSGIVIRACDILAIPIDDAGALEVARRARGTPRIANRLLRRVRDYAEVKGEGRITEAMAQRALDMLEVDSCGLDGTDRRLLDMIMHKFDGGPVGLESLAAALNEDAGTLEEVVEPYLIQQGFIQRTPRGRATTNHAWRHFGLQRPRKDGDLFND from the coding sequence ATGGAAAACGATCGTTTGATTTCCCCGGCTGCGGTAGGCAGCCATGAAGAACAGTACGACCGGGCGATCCGTCCGGCCAGTCTGGCTGACTACAAAGGCCAGCCAAAAGTCCGCGAGCGGATGGAAATCTTCATTGATGCCGCCCGTGGCCGTAATGAAGCCCTCGACCATACCCTGATTTTTGGCCCCCCCGGCCTGGGCAAGACTACCCTGGCACACATCATTGCCCGGGAAATGGGCTGCGAACTCAAGTCCACCTCCGGGCCGGTGCTGGAAAAAGCCGGTGATCTGGCCGCCATCCTCACCAACCTGGAAGAGGGCGATGTGCTGTTCGTGGATGAAATCCACCGCCTGTCACCGGTGGTGGAGGAAATCCTCTATCCGGCCATGGAGGACTACCAGCTTGATATCATGATCGGCGAGGGGCCGGCGGCCCGCTCCATCAAGCTGGATTTGCCTCCCTTCACCCTGGTGGGGGCTACCACACGGGCAGGCCTGCTTACTGCGCCCTTGCGTGACCGCTTCGGTATTGTTCAGCGGCTGGAATTCTACTCGGTGGAGGATCTCTCCGGGATTGTGATTCGTGCCTGCGACATTCTTGCCATTCCCATTGATGATGCCGGCGCTCTGGAAGTGGCGCGCCGCGCTCGCGGTACTCCCCGTATCGCCAACCGCTTGTTGCGCCGGGTGCGTGACTACGCGGAAGTGAAGGGCGAAGGGCGGATTACCGAAGCCATGGCCCAGCGGGCGCTGGATATGCTGGAAGTGGATAGCTGCGGCCTTGACGGCACCGACCGGCGTCTGCTCGACATGATCATGCATAAATTTGATGGTGGCCCGGTGGGGCTCGAGTCCCTGGCAGCCGCCCTTAATGAAGATGCCGGCACCCTGGAAGAGGTGGTGGAGCCTTATCTGATCCAGCAGGGTTTTATTCAACGTACCCCGCGGGGACGTGCCACCACCAACCATGCCTGGCGTCATTTCGGCCTGCAGCGGCCGCGAAAAGACGGTGATTTGTTTAATGATTGA
- the ybgC gene encoding tol-pal system-associated acyl-CoA thioesterase has product MIEKKPRNGEFTLPVRVYIEDTDAGGIVYYVNYLKFMERARTEFMRTLGYQHYVLADENFQFVVHSANVQYHQPARIDDALAVTARLKQLGKATLFFDQQVRRGDTLLCQAEIKVACVRADTLRPTGIPAGLYNKFKAASEGEGLNG; this is encoded by the coding sequence ATGATTGAAAAAAAGCCGCGAAACGGGGAATTTACCCTGCCGGTACGCGTCTACATCGAGGACACCGATGCCGGTGGCATCGTCTATTACGTGAATTACCTGAAATTCATGGAAAGGGCGCGCACTGAATTTATGCGCACCCTGGGCTATCAGCATTATGTGTTGGCGGATGAGAACTTCCAGTTCGTGGTCCATTCGGCCAATGTGCAATACCATCAGCCGGCCCGCATCGACGATGCGCTGGCAGTAACCGCCCGGCTCAAGCAGCTGGGCAAGGCCACGTTGTTTTTCGACCAGCAGGTACGCCGAGGCGACACGCTGCTGTGTCAGGCGGAGATAAAGGTGGCCTGCGTCCGTGCTGATACTCTCAGGCCCACCGGGATACCGGCGGGCCTGTACAACAAATTCAAAGCCGCCAGCGAAGGAGAAGGGCTCAATGGTTGA
- the tolQ gene encoding protein TolQ, with the protein MVEASSMSVVSLISNATIVVQLVMVLLIVASLTSWYMIVSRFRVMGRAHKAGRAFEEKFWSSDDLASLYNQSRKDPDVDAGPESIFRAGFQEFVRLSKSTRGAEAVMDGSQRAMRVALQREQTRLTKHLPFLATVGSTSPYVGLFGTVWGIMNSFMALANVKQATLSVVAPGIAEALIATAIGLFAAIPAVMAYNRFSAQSDALLTENEMFAEEFSSVLHRQVHGREG; encoded by the coding sequence ATGGTTGAGGCATCGAGTATGTCTGTCGTCAGTCTGATCAGTAACGCCACCATTGTGGTGCAGCTGGTCATGGTGCTGTTGATAGTGGCGTCGTTGACGTCCTGGTACATGATTGTCAGCCGTTTCCGGGTAATGGGGCGGGCTCACAAGGCGGGACGTGCCTTCGAAGAGAAATTCTGGTCCAGCGACGATTTGGCCTCACTGTACAACCAGAGCCGTAAGGATCCGGACGTGGATGCGGGGCCGGAGTCCATCTTTCGCGCCGGCTTCCAGGAGTTTGTGCGGCTCTCCAAGAGCACCCGTGGCGCCGAGGCCGTGATGGATGGCAGCCAGCGGGCCATGCGTGTGGCCCTGCAGCGTGAACAGACCCGCTTGACCAAGCACCTTCCTTTTCTTGCAACGGTAGGTTCCACCAGTCCTTATGTGGGTCTGTTCGGCACAGTGTGGGGCATCATGAATTCCTTCATGGCCCTGGCCAACGTCAAGCAGGCGACTCTCAGCGTGGTGGCGCCGGGCATTGCGGAGGCGTTGATTGCCACGGCCATCGGCTTGTTTGCGGCGATTCCGGCAGTGATGGCCTACAACCGTTTCTCTGCGCAGAGCGATGCCTTGCTCACTGAAAACGAAATGTTCGCCGAGGAGTTCTCCTCGGTGCTTCACCGTCAGGTTCACGGACGCGAGGGGTAA
- the tolR gene encoding protein TolR, whose amino-acid sequence MSGVKIRVPRKLVAEMNVVPYIDVMLVLLVIFMATAPMMTQGINVDLPDSNSEPIDTNKDEPVIISVTADGSYYIDVGSDSRKSASLETVQGHALRIHKQKPSTLFLVEGDSQVAYAKVVQLMAALQGAGITQLGLVTEPQGSNE is encoded by the coding sequence ATGAGCGGCGTGAAGATAAGGGTGCCGCGCAAGCTCGTTGCCGAGATGAACGTGGTGCCCTACATCGATGTGATGCTGGTGTTGCTGGTGATTTTCATGGCCACGGCGCCAATGATGACCCAGGGTATCAATGTGGACCTGCCCGACAGCAACAGTGAGCCCATTGATACCAACAAGGATGAGCCGGTGATCATTTCGGTGACCGCTGACGGCAGCTACTACATTGATGTGGGCAGCGACAGCCGCAAGTCTGCCAGCCTGGAAACGGTACAGGGGCATGCGTTGCGTATTCACAAGCAGAAACCGTCCACCCTGTTTCTGGTGGAAGGGGACAGCCAGGTGGCCTATGCCAAGGTGGTCCAGTTGATGGCTGCCTTGCAGGGAGCCGGTATTACCCAACTGGGTCTGGTTACGGAACCGCAGGGCAGCAATGAGTGA
- a CDS encoding cell envelope integrity protein TolA, with protein MSDRGAALLFTVLIHLLVFGLLVFSWSTDPSLHKAPVIPPHVKATMVETSKQKKAPVSKPKPEQKPAPKPEPKPKPKPKPKPEPKPKPEPKPEPKPKPKPKPEPAKKPAPKPEPKPDPKPVIPEIAEPSLEEMLAEEELEMAKPTEPSPQESQEASSNADQSDVEVASFTDAISAQVGQRWRIPGNYRNRDDIKTRVRIQMIPGGEVINVSVVKSSGYPDFDESVMNAVKLASPLPVPDGPLFDKQFRSLVIEFDPGVAQ; from the coding sequence ATGAGTGATCGTGGCGCCGCGCTGCTTTTTACCGTCCTCATTCACCTGCTGGTGTTTGGGCTGCTGGTGTTCAGTTGGAGTACGGATCCGTCATTGCACAAGGCGCCGGTGATTCCTCCCCATGTGAAAGCAACCATGGTGGAGACGTCGAAACAGAAGAAGGCGCCGGTGAGCAAGCCGAAGCCGGAGCAAAAGCCCGCGCCGAAACCGGAACCGAAACCCAAGCCAAAGCCGAAACCCAAACCGGAGCCCAAGCCGAAGCCCGAACCCAAGCCTGAGCCTAAACCCAAACCCAAGCCGAAACCGGAGCCCGCGAAAAAGCCGGCACCGAAACCGGAGCCCAAGCCGGATCCCAAACCGGTCATCCCCGAGATTGCGGAACCGAGTCTGGAGGAAATGCTGGCCGAGGAAGAGCTGGAAATGGCAAAGCCGACGGAGCCATCACCGCAGGAGTCGCAGGAAGCGTCCAGCAATGCAGATCAGTCGGATGTGGAGGTGGCCAGTTTTACCGATGCCATTTCCGCTCAGGTGGGACAGCGTTGGCGCATTCCCGGGAATTACCGGAACCGGGATGACATCAAGACGCGGGTTCGTATACAGATGATTCCTGGCGGTGAGGTCATCAACGTGTCGGTGGTAAAAAGCAGCGGCTACCCGGATTTTGATGAATCGGTCATGAATGCGGTCAAGTTGGCAAGCCCCTTACCGGTGCCAGATGGCCCCCTGTTTGATAAACAGTTTCGCTCACTGGTGATCGAATTTGATCCTGGAGTTGCACAATGA
- the tolB gene encoding Tol-Pal system beta propeller repeat protein TolB: MWRIGLAAILVFGAAMARAELLIRVTEGRVDAVPIAVVPFEGAQNAPEDVSQIVQADLHRSGQFKPLPAEDMLSRPRNENEVIYRDFRVLGVEYIITGSMKAQESGGYEVSYALFDVNRQVKLMSETYRPPVSQLRDVAHAISDRIYEQLTGIPGAFSTKILYVTHNRSDKNPYQLQYADADGHRVTTILRSKEPIMSPTWSPDGRKVAYVSFEDDGMPGIYTHDLATTNREKVSSFRGINGAPDWSPDGQKLALTLSRDGNPEIYMLDIATKQLTRLTQHYGIDTEPRWLPDGEHLVFTSSRSGGPQIYKLNINDKSVRRVSFQGAYNARPDVTPDGRYLVYVHRRNGNFNVGVQDLQRGTFNIVTRTDMDESPSVAPNGSMVIYGTQDRGTGVLEAVSIDGRVKVKLPSKEGEVREPAWSPFL, translated from the coding sequence ATGTGGCGGATCGGCTTGGCGGCCATCCTGGTGTTCGGCGCTGCGATGGCCCGGGCGGAATTGCTGATACGGGTAACCGAAGGCCGTGTTGATGCGGTTCCCATCGCCGTCGTGCCCTTTGAGGGGGCGCAGAATGCGCCCGAGGATGTGTCACAGATTGTGCAGGCGGATCTGCATCGCAGTGGCCAGTTCAAGCCGTTGCCGGCGGAAGATATGCTCAGCCGGCCGCGCAACGAAAACGAAGTCATCTACCGGGACTTCCGGGTGCTGGGGGTGGAATACATCATCACCGGCAGTATGAAAGCCCAGGAAAGTGGAGGCTATGAGGTCAGCTATGCCCTGTTCGATGTGAACCGGCAAGTGAAGCTGATGTCGGAAACCTATCGGCCGCCGGTATCCCAGCTCCGGGACGTGGCCCATGCCATCAGTGACCGGATCTATGAGCAACTCACCGGTATCCCTGGTGCGTTTTCCACCAAAATTCTCTATGTCACGCATAATCGTAGTGACAAGAACCCTTACCAGCTGCAATATGCCGACGCCGACGGGCACCGGGTTACCACTATCCTGCGCAGTAAAGAGCCGATCATGAGCCCAACCTGGTCTCCGGATGGCAGGAAAGTTGCTTATGTTTCCTTCGAGGATGATGGCATGCCGGGCATCTATACCCATGACCTGGCAACCACCAACCGGGAAAAGGTGTCCAGTTTCAGGGGTATCAACGGCGCACCGGATTGGTCGCCGGATGGTCAGAAGCTGGCTCTGACTCTGTCGCGGGACGGCAACCCGGAGATTTACATGCTGGATATCGCCACCAAGCAGTTAACACGACTGACCCAGCATTATGGTATTGATACGGAGCCTCGCTGGCTGCCGGATGGGGAGCACCTGGTGTTCACTTCCAGCCGTTCCGGCGGGCCACAGATTTACAAACTGAACATAAATGATAAGTCGGTCCGGCGAGTGTCGTTCCAGGGTGCGTATAATGCCCGCCCGGATGTCACACCCGACGGCCGTTATCTTGTTTATGTACACCGGCGAAATGGAAATTTTAACGTCGGGGTGCAGGACCTCCAGCGGGGCACATTCAATATTGTGACCCGTACAGACATGGATGAATCGCCCAGTGTTGCGCCCAATGGAAGTATGGTAATTTACGGGACGCAAGATCGGGGGACGGGGGTTCTGGAAGCCGTATCCATCGATGGCAGAGTCAAAGTGAAGCTGCCGTCGAAGGAAGGGGAAGTCAGAGAACCGGCCTGGTCGCCGTTCCTCTGA
- the pal gene encoding peptidoglycan-associated lipoprotein Pal produces MRSFLNPLFALMLAAALAACSSTPTEDDSSATDDMSQQTDTSPVTPVEPSTPAKPDTSSIPLTADNFYNHPSNYDGTTDSRVIYFAFDSNTVPAAAFETLRAHANYLKNNSNAKVRLEGHADERGTREYNVALSERRSKAVEKFLRVQGVSSSQLEIVSYGEEKPAAFGHSEMDWAKNRRVEINYTAGRP; encoded by the coding sequence ATGCGTTCATTTCTTAACCCGCTGTTTGCCCTGATGTTGGCAGCTGCCCTGGCAGCCTGTTCCAGCACCCCGACAGAAGATGACAGCTCTGCTACCGACGATATGTCCCAGCAGACCGACACCTCTCCGGTCACTCCGGTTGAGCCGTCTACTCCGGCCAAGCCGGACACCAGCAGCATTCCGCTGACAGCTGACAACTTCTACAACCATCCGTCCAACTACGATGGCACCACCGACAGCCGGGTGATCTACTTCGCATTCGACAGCAACACCGTTCCGGCGGCTGCTTTCGAAACCCTGCGTGCCCACGCCAATTACCTGAAGAACAACTCCAACGCCAAAGTGCGCCTGGAAGGTCACGCTGACGAGCGCGGTACCCGCGAATACAACGTGGCTCTGTCCGAGCGTCGTTCCAAGGCGGTAGAGAAGTTCCTGCGTGTTCAGGGCGTGTCTTCTTCCCAGCTGGAAATCGTTTCCTACGGTGAAGAGAAGCCGGCGGCATTCGGTCACAGCGAAATGGACTGGGCCAAAAACCGTCGTGTGGAAATCAACTACACTGCCGGCCGTCCGTAA
- the ybgF gene encoding tol-pal system protein YbgF → MKAVKRTRLLAGVVLGSLVFCAQAQNTGPLAVEERSLAQARSAGSSAAAPVSQDGLLLLMQQQQQFEEQIQDLQGQIEELRHELRVMKDAERERYLDLDTRINTLAEQGKTEQPDDSAASAADNDPEADRDAYSAAKDKLIKRDFDAAAEAFEGYLNDFPNGQFRAHAHFWLGKVYSNLKTPKPEKAQAQFQAVVDDYPEHSKAPTSLYTLAVMQARDEQVSQAKVNLHKLIKQYPDSSEASQAKTLLEQLNK, encoded by the coding sequence ATGAAAGCAGTAAAGAGAACGCGCCTGCTTGCAGGCGTAGTGCTCGGCTCCCTGGTGTTCTGTGCGCAAGCACAGAACACTGGGCCGCTGGCCGTTGAAGAGAGAAGCCTGGCCCAGGCCCGTTCCGCTGGCAGCAGCGCAGCAGCTCCGGTGAGTCAGGATGGTTTGTTGCTACTGATGCAGCAGCAACAACAGTTTGAAGAGCAGATCCAGGATTTACAGGGTCAGATTGAAGAATTACGTCATGAATTACGGGTCATGAAGGACGCCGAACGTGAGCGTTATCTGGACCTGGATACCCGAATCAATACGCTGGCTGAACAGGGTAAGACCGAGCAGCCGGACGACAGTGCCGCCAGTGCGGCCGATAATGACCCCGAAGCAGACCGTGACGCCTACAGTGCCGCCAAGGACAAGCTAATCAAGCGTGACTTTGATGCGGCGGCAGAAGCCTTCGAGGGTTACCTGAACGATTTCCCCAACGGGCAGTTTCGTGCCCACGCCCACTTCTGGCTGGGCAAGGTCTACAGCAACCTGAAGACCCCGAAGCCGGAGAAGGCCCAGGCCCAGTTCCAGGCGGTGGTGGATGACTACCCGGAGCACAGCAAGGCGCCTACCAGCCTTTATACCTTGGCGGTAATGCAGGCCCGCGATGAGCAGGTCTCCCAGGCCAAGGTCAACCTGCACAAGCTGATCAAGCAGTATCCTGACAGCTCTGAAGCCAGCCAGGCGAAGACGCTGCTTGAGCAGCTGAATAAGTAA
- the queE gene encoding 7-carboxy-7-deazaguanine synthase QueE, with product MDLRLTEIFYSLQGEARTVGRPTVFVRLTGCPQRCVWCDTEYAFSGGEKWSLETILEQVAGYQAHYVTVTGGEPLAQPNCLPLLTALCDQGFDVSLETGGAMDIAGVDPRVSVVMDLKAPGSGEQHNNRLENIPLLQPHHQVKFVLADRKDYDWARFMLDQHQLHQRVSDVLFSPVQGQLAPGDLADWIVADRLPVRFQLQLHKLLWNDARGR from the coding sequence GTGGACCTCCGTCTGACCGAAATTTTCTATTCCCTCCAGGGCGAGGCACGAACCGTGGGCCGGCCCACGGTATTCGTTCGCCTGACCGGCTGCCCGCAGCGTTGCGTGTGGTGCGATACCGAGTACGCTTTTTCCGGTGGAGAGAAATGGTCTCTCGAGACGATTCTTGAGCAGGTGGCCGGTTACCAGGCCCACTACGTGACCGTCACCGGCGGCGAGCCCCTGGCCCAACCCAACTGCCTGCCGTTGCTGACCGCCCTGTGTGATCAGGGTTTTGATGTCAGCCTGGAAACCGGTGGTGCCATGGATATTGCTGGCGTGGACCCGCGAGTCTCCGTGGTCATGGACCTGAAAGCCCCTGGCTCCGGCGAGCAGCACAACAATCGGCTGGAGAACATTCCCCTGCTCCAGCCCCACCATCAGGTCAAGTTCGTGCTGGCCGACCGCAAGGATTACGACTGGGCCCGCTTCATGCTGGACCAGCACCAGCTGCACCAGCGTGTCAGCGACGTGTTGTTTTCCCCGGTGCAGGGGCAGCTGGCGCCCGGGGACCTCGCGGACTGGATCGTGGCAGACCGGCTGCCGGTGCGATTCCAGCTGCAACTGCACAAACTACTCTGGAATGACGCCCGCGGGCGCTAG
- the queC gene encoding 7-cyano-7-deazaguanine synthase QueC, with product MKKAVVLLSGGLDSATCLAIARDQGYQCHTIAFDYGQRTRSELDAAERVSAALGALSHRVIELGMGNIGGSALTDHSIAVPEEGGDGIPVTYVPARNTVFLSLALGLAEVVEAQAIYIGVNAVDYSGYPDCRPAFIEAFQTMANLATKAGVEGSPITVETPLMHLSKAQIIQQGTALGLDYGLTVSCYQADENGNACGKCDSCRLRKQGFDEALVKDPTNYQ from the coding sequence ATGAAAAAAGCCGTGGTATTGCTGTCCGGTGGCCTGGATTCGGCCACCTGCCTGGCCATCGCACGGGATCAGGGCTATCAGTGCCATACCATCGCCTTCGACTACGGGCAACGCACCCGTTCCGAGCTGGATGCGGCCGAGCGGGTCTCCGCTGCCCTGGGCGCACTCAGCCACCGGGTGATTGAGCTGGGAATGGGCAATATCGGCGGCTCCGCGCTCACCGACCATTCCATTGCTGTACCGGAAGAGGGGGGGGATGGTATTCCGGTCACCTATGTGCCCGCCCGCAATACCGTTTTTCTGTCTCTGGCCCTGGGCCTGGCGGAAGTGGTAGAGGCGCAAGCCATCTACATCGGCGTCAACGCGGTGGATTATTCCGGGTATCCGGATTGTCGTCCGGCTTTTATTGAAGCATTCCAGACCATGGCCAACCTGGCCACCAAGGCCGGCGTGGAAGGCAGCCCGATTACCGTGGAGACTCCGCTGATGCACTTGAGCAAGGCGCAGATCATCCAACAGGGGACTGCCCTGGGCCTGGATTATGGTCTGACGGTGTCCTGCTACCAGGCTGACGAGAATGGCAATGCCTGTGGCAAATGCGACAGCTGCCGTCTGCGCAAGCAGGGCTTTGACGAGGCATTGGTCAAAGATCCAACAAACTATCAGTAA
- a CDS encoding DUF2493 domain-containing protein → MRILVCGGRDFSDQALLTRSLERLLRDNTFSLLIHGNASGADRLASQWAHDSGVDQVSYPANWVAHGRAAGPMRNRRMLHHGRPQAVVAFPGGRGTANMIQLAEDAGLPVWQPALDGEDGLPTAQGLVAR, encoded by the coding sequence ATGCGTATTCTTGTGTGCGGCGGCCGGGATTTTTCCGACCAGGCATTACTAACCCGTAGCCTGGAACGGCTATTGCGGGACAATACCTTCAGCCTGCTGATCCACGGCAATGCCAGTGGCGCCGATCGTCTGGCCAGCCAGTGGGCCCATGACAGCGGTGTGGACCAGGTCAGCTATCCGGCCAACTGGGTCGCCCACGGTCGTGCGGCCGGTCCCATGCGCAACCGTCGCATGCTCCATCATGGTCGGCCCCAGGCAGTTGTGGCCTTCCCCGGCGGTCGCGGCACCGCCAATATGATTCAACTGGCTGAGGATGCCGGCCTGCCCGTCTGGCAGCCGGCCCTGGATGGCGAAGACGGCCTGCCCACGGCCCAGGGGCTGGTGGCCCGCTGA